The following are from one region of the Myotis daubentonii chromosome 2, mMyoDau2.1, whole genome shotgun sequence genome:
- the RESF1 gene encoding retroelement silencing factor 1 isoform X6, producing MDWNAKLNSVTLQPMYPKKQSSLLEPSIINTPPQVPLNPPASNHPACMFRSNSNPVSQSPLNIRNTTSQQISASDKHGRTIFASQASLERKTYANVKGPNQLNNSLQMSPGVAQNVWANSPVRNSMFSHTGAAVSQQTGFRTNPPNVNALQNQFVTSEIYPMQGQTVPSNSVRVPVTYQGHQRLTSSLSERQADWAQQYTSNGLTYADYRPRPEQYSYPPQSFLQSPTLQKQNTMQLTSVQVKNSNHSNSALTLQSKQTASLPSYQIAVIQNEKRLLPPYDCRYASQTLQNTQHVINHSSEVPQSQEVHTSEMRKDFCRGFQQQNLNENVSITGNFCNMKVNTNVNQPVSEPTRSVDDVQILPQNNQEERVDFSNLTSSQVLDTNIVKEKLVKDIKQLVEMRKKFSELARKIKINKNVLMLAGCTKANSETPQNSELSLKQSGNTQFGPHVTAATPETAVDKSPKAVEIAEETNRMHSTLNSNNPETNCRNSNQVNSILLNSVCLGKGPVPDQLHNLKDTASFKMPTMENTQFSSGNTVNVKENVQTNSETSLVSQSTASESYASKYLNENRLLISLLAHSDEIEKRLMKDGCETTKDSNPHSFKMNANTQITNNQLNLKTMETPSSCNINVNVSENSFCLDHKFPKTGVPLNADSHLELLATCLNLWKKNPSEPTEKKQCNELTTQRTAVGISKVGEICDKTPVSLVGYSQNKMENCSQVTTLPMAVQSYESPGATTIKGTELQIAVVSPLISDIKTLPVNGITPDPLPETVYPVIKEGSVCSLQNKLAENTRVTAVLKVNEPVTTNKVLPLIQKEKRNTSSNGDSEDAPNNNQGNPVESELNIHCPVSDQQASSNSKDNDTVSSELLQIDNICSLVEGDTSYNYQIAKIFSSPPIEQIESQKSLPNLQVISTKKQKEQLDNITEKIELGLQKDNFLQYTDVLYKIPDQSKSPQPLELSLKNVDSSSENPEENNLKHYSKKVSTAKDMCSSAALNQDSNPQEIDVSCNHTAQDPAVNEVLDNTSIFFPHNQLSELSKEFPYGIEPVTTHEDSPAKQITDKNSKDESCDKTSCDSKDATDDIKITILNSEQMKELFPEQNDQSCELDKFTNSEKECPVPKKGIHCVSPVHTDGESSNFVTDSEKDDVRCCALGWLSNVYEGVPQCQCKSINNLNSKVENGKDQYSLETNSCKEVESTSDKDYSIVCNSSPNNNPKIALTFPIGKNPFSETEQGKTMKVLSEPKCSSLRTEQELAATSFSKGDKKLDSLKCHKKKRKLKFHEMTSHSSAKRKFSQESLQRKIIAQNSSPPKAKPGFSTNKNKDLHIKNGSFVQKLFPEKIKLETGDRQQKVSAKRKLGEGSILNSEVKKMKYFKQEQNKNGDGTLKTCTLVSNPDGRAKVKEKTVSNVKSLVSTSKDNLPKVVITLEQYLQRQKHKEAMGVKASKLNCEKSIPCDSQSMRSSNLSMQVGSSGKSDERHSSSVQTSEEPLSICSSHDKNTKIHHSHVSKSHLLGNAKETVGGKQPDKMFIDKTKLDKNLNNINNGGERNHLSPEAKEQRKQYLNRVAFKCIEQESICLTKLESLPKNINKEKKVENKLLPQKNTTEKQSMLEFKLCPDGLINKKINSTEEQKDLQPCPRKEQAPVQVTGIKSSKEDWIKGAPEEKRIPEANQEIGVCNSEPMLVRFRRLQSNPRGSLLYATDGIVLDKAAGTKRGPDELSSACITTGPNSASAANGNDRKKFKDDSTTLKGDSKKLNGDSSKLNGDNKLKGDREKLKLKGVREKLKLKGDSRKSHGDKLKIDSAKLKGDGSKLNSDSKKTKGNSKKSTGDNRSSGVPSRVICIGELPGDVTEDEVIFLGLPFGKVTNFLMMKWRNQAFIEMNTEEAAITMVNYYTSMKLMLRGQPIYIQFSHQKELNTSSSHNQAQVPSALQALNSVKSKNVALAASAGAVGVGTIEAGPVVAMNVATVDVGTVDAVDVGAGPVSSVAVSAGCVGTGAVCSGTDDAGPADAAAADAGTLMTGQSPVLRIILENLSHPFSLDMLHQIFSNFGRVLKITTFAQNNMFEALLQFAEPLSAELAKVFLDSWNVFGCTVHVSFSTSSILKVKYNSSKSRVYTYPDLSWHDSQSLQDQAMALAFSAAPIMSAPVKSGAGFPSTLDIPQAAALCDPNELQALPPVAIPLVSGVATAEAGQIAIADPALMANHSVLGASTKEAGQIAIPGPAGAGNCVLLVKNLNPQRITIQNLFIIFGVYGDVQRAKIFFKNKTRALVQMADGIQAQLAMSHLNGQKLHRKRMIITVTPYKNVHLLHEGQADLGLTKDYSNSPLHRFRNACSKKFQNVFPPSENLFLSQIPPFTSAHNLKALFSSNGRLVKKLKFFKKYGSTALITMGSVEEAIQALIDLHYYDLGENHHLWVTFAKIPVDNFHLSRKQPLSKQLK from the exons ATGGATTGGAATGCTAAACTGAATAGTGTCACCTTACAACCAATGTATCCTAAAAAACAGTCATCTCTTTTGGAGCCGAGTATAATAAACACACCACCTCAAGTTCCTTTAAACCCTCCTGCAAGTAACCATCCTGCATGTATGTTTCGGAGTAACTCAAATCCAGTTTCACAGTCACCTCTCAACATCAGAAATACAACTTCCCAACAAATCTCTGCTTCTGATAAACATGGTAGGACAATTTTTGCCTCACAAGCTTCATTGGAAAGAAAAACTTATGCAAATGTAAAAGGACCCAATCAACTAAATAACAGTTTGCAAATGTCTCCAGGAGTTGCACAAAATGTGTGGGCAAACTCACCAGTGAGAAATTCTATGTTTTCTCACACGGGGGCAGCTGTTTCTCAACAAACTGGTTTTAGAACTAATCCACCAAATGTAAATGCACTACAGAATCAATTTGTAACATCAGAAATCTATCCTATGCAAGGACAGACGGTCCCTTCTAATTCTGTAAGAGTTCCTGTAACTTATCAAGGACACCAGAGACTTACCTCATCTTTATCAGAGCGACAGGCTGACTGGGCACAACAGTATACATCCAATGGACTGACTTATGCAGATTACAGACCACGCCCAGAGCAATACAGTTATCCACCACAAAGCTTTTTGCAAAGTCCTACTCTTCAGAAACAAAATACTATGCAACTTACATCAGTACAAGTTAAAAATAGTAATCATTCAAATTCTGCACTGACATTACAGTCAAAGCAGACTGCATCTTTACCGTCCTATCAAATTGCAGTTATTCAGAATGAAAAAAGACTTCTTCCTCCTTATGACTGTAGATATGCAAGCCAAACTTTGCAAAATACTCAGCATGTTATTAATCACTCTTCAGAAGTTCCTCAGAGTCAAGAAGTTCATACTTCTGAAATGAGGAAAGACTTTTGCAGGGGCTTTCAACAGCAAAACCTCAATGAAAATGTCAGTATAACTGGAAATTTTTGTAATATGAAAGTAAATACTAATGTCAATCAGCCTGTTAGTGAGCCTACTAGATCTGTGGATGATGTTCAGATTCTTCCTCAAAATAATCAAGAAGAAAGAGTAGATTTTTCTAATCTGACTTCAAGTCAAGTACTGGACACAAATATTGTAAAAGAGAAGTTAGTGAAGGATATTAAACAATTAgtagaaatgagaaagaaattttCTGAACTGgcaaggaaaattaaaattaataaaaatgttttaatgttagCAGGTTGTACTAAGGCTAATAGTGAAACACCTCAAAATTCTGAACTGTCTCTGAAACAAAGTGGCAATACCCAGTTTGGACCACATGTAACCGCAGCCACTCCAGAGACTGCAGTGGATAAATCACCAAAAGCAGTGGAAATAGCAGAAGAAACAAATAGAATGCACAGTACATTGAATTCTAATAATCCAGAGACCAATTGCAGGAATTCTAACCAGGTTAATTCGATTTTACTAAATTCTGTGTGTTTGGGAAAGGGGCCAGTGCCAGACCAGttacataatttaaaagataCCGCGTCTTTCAAGATGCCAACTATGGAGAATACTCAGTTTTCATCAGGAAATACAGTCAATGTTAAAGAAAATGTGCAAACCAATTCTGAAACAAGTTTAGTTTCTCAGTCTACGGCCTCTGAGTCATACGCTTCAAAATATCTAAATGAAAATAGGCTACTTATCAGTCTCCTTGCACATTCAGATGAAATTGAGAAAAGGTTAATGAAAGATGGTTGTGAAACTACTAAGGATTCTAATCCACACAGTTTTAAAATGAATGCTAATACCCAAATCACTAATAACCAACTGAACTTGAAAACCATGGAAACTCCAAGCTCTTGTAATATAAACGTGAATGTATCAGAGAATTCTTTTTGCCTGGACCATAAATTCCCTAAAACTGGAGTACCTCTGAATGCTGACAGTCATTTGGAATTGCTAGCAACATGTCTTAATCTGTGGAAAAAAAACCCTTCTGAACCTACAGAGAAAAAACAGTGTAATGAGTTAACAACACAGAGAACAGCAGTTGGAATCTCGAAAGTTGGGGAAATCTGTGATAAAACTCCAGTTTCACTTGTGGGATATTCTCAGAATAAGATGGAAAACTGCTCACAAGTAACAACTCTGCCAATGGCAGTGCAAAGTTATGAATCTCCAGGTGCAACTACTATTAAGGGAACAGAACTTCAGATTGCTGTGGTGTCACCCTTAATTTCAGATATCAAAACATTGCCTGTCAATGGAATAACACCTGATCCTTTACCCGAAACAGTCTATCCGGTTATTAAAGAAGGCAGTGTTTGTAGTTTACAGAATAAATTGGCAGAAAACACAAGAGTGACTGCTGTATTGAAAGTGAACGAACCAGTTACAACAAATAAGGTTTTGCCACTAATTCAGAAGGAAAAGCGAAATACGTCAAGTAATGGTGATTCAGAAGATGCACCTAATAACAATCAAGGAAATCCAGTAGAATCTGAACTAAATATTCACTGTCCTGTGAGTGATCAGCAAGCTTCATCTAACTCTAAAGACAATGATACTGTGAGTAGTGAGTTGTTGCAGATTGACAATATATGTTCTCTGGTTGAAGGTGATACATCTTATAATTATCAAATAGCAAAGATATTCAGCTCACCTCCTATTGAACAGATTGAGTCACAGAAATCATTACCAAATCTCCAAGTGATTagtactaaaaaacaaaaagaacaattaGACAATATCACTGAAAAGATAGAACTTGGTTtacaaaaagataattttttacagTACACagatgttttatataaaatacctGATCAATCAAAGTCACCACAACCTCTAGAGTTATCTTTGAAGAATGTTGATTCAAGTAGTGAAAATCCAGAGGAAAACAATTTGAAGCATTATAGTAAAAAAGTAAGCACAGCTAAAGATATGTGTTCATCAGCTGCTCTTAATCAGGACAGTAACCCCCAGGAAATTGATGTGTCCTGCAATCACActgcccaggaccctgcagtaAATGAGGTTCTTGATAACACATCCATTTTCTTCCCACACAATCAGCTTTCAGAACTCTCAAAAGAATTTCCCTATGGTATTGAACCTGTGACTACACATGAAGATTCTCCAGCAAAACAAATAACGGACAAAAACTCTAAAGATGAGTCTTGTGATAAAACCAGCTGTGACTCCAAAGATGCAACTGACgacataaaaattacaatattaaACTCAGAGCAAATGAAAGAATTATTTCCCGAACAGAATGATCAATCTTGTGAGTTAGACAAATTTACAAACTCTGAGAAAGAATGCCCTGTCCCAAAAAAAGGAATCCACTGTGTCTCACCAGTACATACAGATGGAGAAAGTTCCAATTTTGTTACGGATTCAGAGAAAGACGATGTCCGTTGCTGTGCATTGGGTTGGCTCTCTAATGTTTATGAAGGAGTTCCCCAGTGCCAGTGTAAGTCCATCAATAACTTGAATTCAAAGGTCGAAAATGGAAAAGATCAGTATTCTCTGGAGACCAACAGTTGCAAGGAAGTAGAGAGTACTTCTGATAAAGATTATTCCATAGTATGTAATAGTTCTCCAAATAACAATCCAAAGATTGCGCTGACTTTTCCGATTGGGAAAAACCCTTTTTCTGAAACAGAACAAGGCAAGACTATGAAAGTTCTATCAGAACCAAAATGCAGCTCACTAAGGACAGAACAAGAATTAGCCGCCACATCTTTTTCTAAAGGGGATAAAAAACTAGATTCCTTAAAATGtcacaagaagaaaagaaaactgaaatttcaTGAGATGACTTCTCATTCTAGTGCTAAAAGAAAGTTTTCTCAAGAGAGCCTGCAGAGAAAGATCATAGCACAAAATTCAAGTCCACCTAAAGCAAAGCCAGGTTTCtcgacaaataaaaataaagatttgcaTATTAAAAATGGTTCTTTTGTACAGAAATTATTTCCAGAGAAGATAAAATTGGAAACAGGTGATCGTCAGCAAAAAGTTTCAGCAAAAAGGAAGTTAGGTGAAGGGAGCATACTTAATTCAGAGGTAAAGAAGATGAAGTATTTTAAacaagagcaaaataaaaatggagatggTACTTTGAAAACATGTACTCTTGTGTCAAACCCCGATGGAAGAGCCAAAGTTAAAGAAAAGACAGTATCTAATGTTAAATCATTAGTCTCTACGTCGAAGGATAATTTGCCTAAAGTTGTTATAACGCTAGAGCAGTATTTGCAAAGGCAGAAGCATAAAGAAGCAATGGGTGTCAAAGCATCAAAATTAAACTGTGAGAAAAGTATACCGTGTGATTCTCAATCCATGAGGTCCAGTAATCTTTCTATGCAAGTGGGGAGTTCTGGGAAATCAGATGAGAGACACAGTAGCAGTGTGCAGACTTCTGAAGAACCATTAAGTATTTGTTCAAGCCatgataaaaacacaaaaattcacCATTCTCATGTTTCAAAATCACACCTTTTGGGGAATGCTAAAGAAACAGTTGGTGGAAAGCAACCTGATAAAATGTTCATTGATAAAACCAAAttagataaaaatttaaacaacatAAACAATGGAGGTGAACGCAACCACTTGTCTCCCGAAGCAAAGGAGCAAAGGAAACAATATCTGAACAGAGTTGCATTTAAATGTATTGAGCAAGAGAGCATTTGTCTCACAAAACTTGAGAGTTTGccgaaaaatattaataaagagaagaaagtggAAAATAAACTTTTACCTCAGAAAAAtaccacagaaaaacaaagcatGCTGGAGTTTAAATTATGTCCAGATGGACTGATTAATAAGAAGATAAACTCCACTGAAGAACAGAAGGATCTGCAACCTTGTCCTAGGAAGGAGCAAGCCCCTGTGCAAG ttACAGGAATAAAAAGTTCCAAAGAAGACTGGATTAAAGGTGCACCTGAGGAGAAAAGGATTCCAGAAGCCAACCAAGAAATAG GAGTCTGTAACTCAGAGCCGATGTTGGTTCGGTTCCGGCGCCTCCAGTCCAACCCCCGTGGGTCTCTTCTGTATGCAACGGATGGCATTGTCCTAGACAAAGCTGCTGGTACAAAGCGGGGACCTGATGAGCTCTCCTCTGCCTGCATAACAACAGGACCTAACTCAGCTTCCGCAGCAAATGGAAATGACAGGAAGAAGTTTAAAGATGACAGCACCACGTTGAAAGGTGACAGCAAGAAGTTGAATG GTGACAGCAGTAAGTTGAATGGTGACAATAAGTTGAAAGGTGACAGGGAGAAATTGAAGTTGAAAGGTGTTAGGGAGAAGTTGAAGTTGAAAGGTGACAGCAGGAAGTCGCATGGTGATAAGTTGAAAATTGACAGTGCGAAGTTGAAAGGTGATGGCAGTAAGTTGAACAGTGACAGCAAGAAAACGAAAGGCAACAGTAAGAAGTCCACAGGTGACAACAGAAGTTCAGGTGTTCCCTCCAGAGTGATCTGCATCGGGGAGCTCCCTGGGGATGTCACTGAGGATGAGGTCATTTTTCTGGGACTGCCGTTTGGGAAGGTCACCAACTTCCTGATGATGAAATGGAGAAACCAGGCATTCATTGAGATGAACACAGAGGAGGCTGCCATCACCATGGTGAACTACTATACCTCCATGAAACTCATGCTTCGAGGCCAGCCCATCTACATCCAGTTCTCCCACCAGAAGGAACTCAATACCAGCAGCTCACACAACCAGGCACAGGTCCCGTCAGCCTTGCAGGCTCTGAACTCAGTAAAGTCCAAGAACGTGGCTCTGGCTGCCTCGGCTGGTGCTGTGGGTGTAGGCACTATAGAAGCAGGTCCTGTTGTTGCTATGAATGTGGCCACTGTGGATGTTGGCACTGTGGATGCTGTGGATGTGGGGGCGGGCCCTGTGAGCTCAGTAGCTGTGAGCGCAGGCTGTGTGGGCACGGGTGCTGTATGCTCAGGCACTGATGATGCAGGCCCTGCGGACGCAGCTGCTGCGGATGCAGGTACGTTGATGACTGGCCAGAGCCCAGTGCTCAGGATTATCTTAGAGAACCTTTCCCACCCATTCTCCCTGGACATGCTTCACCAGATCTTTTCCAATTTTGGCAGAGTTTTGAAAATCACCACTTTCGCCCAGAACAACATGTTCGAGGCACTGCTGCAGTTTGCTGAACCATTGAGCGCCGAGCTCGCAAAGGTGTTTCTGGACAGTTGGAACGTCTTCGGTTGCACAGTTCACGTCAGCTTTTCCACCTCTTCCATCCTCAAGGTGAAGTACAACAGCAGCAAGAGCCGAGTCTACACCTATCCTGACCTATCCTGGCATGACAGCCAGTCCTTACAGGACCAGGCCATGGCCTTGGCCTTCAGTGCTGCTCCGATAATGTCAGCCCCTGTGAAATCAGGAGCTGGTTTTCCTTCCACCCTTGATATTCCTCAAGCTGCAGCCCTCTGTGATCCCAATgagctccaggccctgccccctgtggCCATCCCCTTGGTGTCAGGGGTAGCAACAGCAGAAGCAGGCCAGATTGCCATCGCAGACCCTGCACTTATGGCCAACCATTCGGTGTTGGGGGCATCAACAAAAGAAGCAGGTCAGATTGCCATCCCAGGCCCAGCAGGGGCTGGAAATTGTGTCCTGCTCGTCAAGAACCTCAACCCTCAGAGAATCACAATCCAAAACCTCTTCATTATTTTCGGTGTGTATGGCGATGTCCAGCGGGcgaagattttctttaaaaataagacgCGAGCTCTGGTGCAGATGGCTGATGggatccaggcccagctggcCATGAGCCACCTTAATGGGCAGAAGCTGCACAGAAAGCGTATGATCATCACGGTCACCCCGTATAAAAATGTGCATCTGCTTCATGAGGGCCAGGCAGACCTGGGCCTCACCAAAGACTACAGCAACTCACCCTTGCACCGCTTCAGGAATGCATGCTCCAAGAAGTTCCAGAATGTTTTCCCACCCTCAGAGAACCTGTTCCTCTCCCAGATACCACCCTTCACATCCGCACACAACCTCAAGGCCCTCTTCTCCAGCAATGGCAGACTTGTCAAAAAATTGAAGTTCTTCAAGAAGTACGGGAGCACGGCGCTGATCACAATGGGTTCAGTGGAAGAGGCAATCCAGGCGCTCATTGACCTGCACTATTATGACCTGGGAGAAAACCACCACTTGTGGGTGACCTTTGCCAAAATACCTGTTGACAACTTTCATCTTTCTAGAAAACAGCCACTTTCAAAGCAGCTGAAGTGA